A single region of the Rhipicephalus microplus isolate Deutch F79 chromosome 10, USDA_Rmic, whole genome shotgun sequence genome encodes:
- the LOC142774249 gene encoding uncharacterized protein LOC142774249 — protein MVIEEMVPPDGLCNYIYYTSVVVSKGNIYAIEGTRSWNVFQNALSTFKKTSGGIGFDVRYVTVQDLDATLDSKWLKNLTSRNVKHYGVLNVLETSAKVKGVFGKAKDLLKQMKTLQGSDGNRRTLIAMGIYNYHEKDAWSNLQEMFTEAVEQSVADTVIAYSSVGWIQSESECLSVPPSVWDKSVFLEDSAKNADRVPDIQTVVGMMKKDRKIKEGIRIGFSFELATLAYILLKLDAANPYKNINAPCSRMFLTDLSQLECRAGNALDWIHITHVGSSTAILMADDAFSLEKKCEELSKSSTSLRQDVSVLLLNAHLGDFSKNGKCSKEKHEDRKDPFYRIRAVKTKLKIP, from the exons ATGGTCATCGAAGAAATGGTGCCACCCGATGGTCTCTGCAACTACATCTACTACACTAGTGTGGTAGTTTCGAAAGGGAATATCTATGCCATCGAGGGCACTCGAAGCTGGAATGTATTCCAAAATGccctttcgactttcaagaaaaCTTCGGGTGGCATCGGATTCGATGTCAG GTACGTCACCGTCCAGGACCTAGACGCAACGCTGGACAGCAAGTGGCTGAAGAACCTCACTTCGAGAAACGTGAAGCACTACGGTGTCCTCAACGTGCTCGAGACGTCTGCGAAGGTCAAGGGAGTCTTCGGAAAAGCTAAAGACCTGCTCAAA CAAATGAAGACCCTGCAAGGCAGCGACGGCAACAGGCGGACGCTGATAGCTATGGGCATATATAATTATCACGAAAAGGACGCCTGGTCGAACCTTCAAGAAATGTTTACCGAGGCTGTTGA ACAAAGCGTGGCGGATACGGTCATCGCCTACAGCTCGGTGGGATGGATCCAGAGTGAAAGCGAGTGCCTCAGCGTCCCGCCGTCTGTATGGGACAAATCAGTATTCCTCGAAGATTCTGCAAAGAATGCCGATCGCGTCCCGGATATA caaACTGTCGTAGGTATGATGAAAAAAGACCGGAAAATCAAGGAAGGAATTAGAATAGGTTTCTCCTTTGAGCTGGCAACCCTGGCGTATATATTATTGAAGTTGGACGCTGCGAACCCGTACAAAAACATTAACGCACCTTGCTCGAGAATGTTCCTCACCGACCTCAGCCAATTG gaatgCCGCGCCGGCAACGCATTAGATTGGATTCACATAACGCATGTCGGGAGCTCCACTGCAATATTAATGGCAGACGACGCTTTCAGCCTCGAGAAAAAG TGCGAAGAACTGAGCAAGAGCTCGACCTCGCTCAGGCAAGACGTGTCGGTGCTGCTGTTGAACGCTCACCTGGGTGACTTCAGCAAGAACGGAAAGTGCTCGAAAGAAAAGCACGAGGACCGGAAAGACCCGTTCTATCGGATCCGCGCGGTCAAGACCAAGCTCAAGATTCCGTGA